The Brassica napus cultivar Da-Ae chromosome C7, Da-Ae, whole genome shotgun sequence genome has a segment encoding these proteins:
- the LOC125590328 gene encoding transcription factor FAMA-like, whose translation MSRRSIEQQKQTMQQQHQLSPSGFGATPSLAGVMQFADFGPKVALNQTSNQDDQETWMDPIYFLKLPVLNDKIEDHNQTHNLMSQAGGECEGNIVNVFLEEKENQDDENNNNSVQLRFTGGEEGNRENKNDLTKELKSKRKRTRTGKTSEEVESQRTTYIALVKGTV comes from the coding sequence ATGTCCAGAAGAAGCATTGAACAACAAAAGCAAACGATGCAGCAGCAGCATCAACTGTCTCCGTCAGGATTTGGAGCAACACCTAGCCTCGCAGGCGTGATGCAGTTTGCGGACTTTGGTCCGAAAGTGGCGTTGAACCAGACCAGTAACCAAGATGATCAAGAAACCTGGATGGACCCAATTTATTTCTTGAAGTTACCAGTCTTAAATGATAAGATAGAGGATCATAACCAAACCCATAATCTCATGTCTCAAGCAGGAGGTGAATGTGAAGGAAACATAGTCAACGTGTTTCTTGAAGAAAAGGAGAATCAAGACGatgaaaacaacaacaactccGTGCAACTCCGTTTTACTGGAGGAGAAGAAGGAAATAGAGAGAACAAGAATGATTTGACAAAGGAGTTGAAGAGCAAGAGGAAGAGAACAAGAACAGGCAAGACAAGTGAAGAAGTAGAAAGCCAACGAACGACTTATATCGCATTAGTTAAAGGAACCGTATGA